In Fluviicola sp., the sequence CGATAAACCACTTTGCCCCTTCCAGTTTCGTTTTCACGAACAAAAGCGCATCTTTATCAGCCTTAGACGTTTTCGCCCCTTCGGCATAACTTCTCAGCAATTGCTCGTATTCTTTGGAAACTTTCAGATCAGGTGTATTTCTTCCGTTGATGGATAATTCCAGTTTGCCATCAAATTCTGCAATCATGAAATCCGGGATAACCTGCTGAATGCTTTTCGAATTGTCTTTCAGAGAGCCTCCCGGTTTGGGATTCAAACGAATAATTGCATCAATCGCCTCTTTCAGGTCTTCGTCTTCGATTTCCAGTTTCTTCTGGATCTTATCGTAATGTTTTTTGGTAAACTCTTCGAAATGGTCTTCCAGGATCTTTTTAGCTGTAAACAAGGTAATATTTCCTTCCTGGATGCGTTCGATCTGAAGCAACAAACATTCTCTCAGGTCGCGTGCGCCGATTCCTGCCGGGTCCAATTCCTGTACCACTTTCAATACATGCTCCACTTCTTCTTCGGAAACCATGATATTGGACGAAAAGGCAAGATCATCCACAATGGCATCCAATTCGCGGTTCAAATAACCGGATTCATCCAGATTCCCGATAATGGTATCCGCAATTTGGAACTGGGTATCGTCCAGGTCCAACAAATGCAATTGTTCCGTCAGTTTATCCTGGAAGGAAGAATCGACAGAGAGCGGAACTCCGCGCTCCTCATCGTCCTTACTTTTATTGTTTACCTGTGTTTTGTAATCCGGTGTGTCATCATCGAAGTAATCACTGATGTCGAAATCGGTGTCGAATTCGTTTTCATCGTCTTTGTAATCGTCCTCCGGATCGTTATCGTAATCATCTTCCACTTCTTCGGCTCCTTCGTCCAAAGCCGGGTTTTCCTCCAACTCCTGTTTGATACGCTGATCCAATTCCATGGTAGGAACCTGCAACAGTTTCATCAATTGAATTTGCTGCGGGGAAAGTCGTTGTTCCAGTTTTTGTGTAAGCTGCTGTCTTAGTGCCATGGAGGATTTGATTCCGTATTATAAATATAGTTAAAGTCTGTTCAAATGTTCAAATGTTCAAATGTTCAAATGTTCAAATGTTCAAATGTTCAAATGTTCAAATGTTCAAATGTTCAAATGTTCAAATGTTCAAATTAATTTTTAATCAATAAATTTTTGTCCTTTGAGATCAGATTGCTTAATCTGAACAATCAAACGATAGATTCCAACTGATAATAATTCGGCCTTCGATTTTAATTTCAAAAAATCAGATTCTTGAAGTATTCCAAAGTCCAAAGCCCGGTATAGTTGAGATCTACTTTCTCCAGCGCTTGCTTTCGAAATCCAAAGATACTGTAAAAATTCTTTATTCCCCCCGCGTTCAAATCCTTCGGCGATGTTATCCATAATACTTCCACTTGAACGAATAATTTGGTTACTTAAAGCTCGTTCATTAAACGCAGATCTATGTTTAAACAATGTGTGAATTTCCTTAGAAAAATCACGGCTTTTCTGCCAAACGTGTAACTCTTCAAAACGTTTTATCTTTTCCATTAAATAGTTGATTTCTACTTAATTTAAGAAAAAAGTTCAGTTAATTGAAACGCGATGAAAATTATTTTAACCGCTTAAACTTTGAAACTTTTTGAACTATTAAACCTTTAAACTCTGTTTAAAATTCCGCGTTTTGTGGTGTTCTCGGGAATGGAATCACATCGCGGATATTGGTCATACCCGTCACAAACATCACCATTCGCTCAAAACCCAGTCCGAAACCGGAATGCGGAACAGAACCAAAACGGCGTGTATCCAGATACCACCACAATTCTTCCTCATGGATCCCGAAATCTGCACATTTCTTTTTCAGTATTTCCAAACGCTCTTCACGCTGGGATCCTCCGACCATCTCACCGATTCCCGGGAACAGGATGTCCATCGCTGCAACGGTTTCTTTACCTGGCTCACACCCGTCGTTTGCACGCATGTAGAATGCCTTGAACGATGCCGGGTAATCCGTAATGATCACCGGACGCTTGAATTCTTTCTCCACCAAATAGCGTTCGTGCTCCGATTGCAAATCAGTTCCCCAGTTCACATCGTACTTGAACTTCTTTTTCTTGTAATGGTTCGAGTTCATCAATACTTCGATGGCCTCGGTATACGTAATGCGTTTGAAATCATTGGTCGTTACAAACTGCAGACGTTCGATCAATCCCAATTCGTTGCGCTCGTTTTGCGGCTTCGACTGTTGCTCCTGCGCTTCGCGCTCGTTCAGGAATTTCAGGTCGTCTGCACAGTTTTTCATCACGTACTCACAGATGTATTTCAGCATGTCTTCCGCCAAATCCATGTTGTCGTGAATATCGTTGAAAGCTACTTCCGGCTCAATCATCCAGAATTCTGCCAAATGGCGCGATGTATTCGAGTTCTCAGCGCGGAACGTTGGTCCGAAAGTATAAATCTGGCCCAAAGCCAATGCTGCCAATTCTCCTTCCAGCTGTCCGGAAACCGTTAAGTTTACTGCTTTTCCGAAAAAATCTTCTGCAAAGTTCACCGATCCGTCTTCGGTCAACGGTGGATTTTTCGCATCGAGGTTCGTTACACGGAACATTTCTCCTGCTCCTTCTGCATCCGAACCGGTAATAATCGGTGTGTGAATGTAATAGAATCCGCGGTCGTTGAAGAACTGGTGGATGGCATAACTCACAGCGTGACGCACTCTGAAAACCGCCCCGAACAAGTTTGTACGGAAACGCAAATGCGCCTGTTCACGCAAAATATCCAAACTGTGCTTTTTCGGCTGTAAAATCGTTTTCTGAACATCATCCGGGTGTGCTTCACCGATGATCTCAATTTCTGAAACCTGCAATTCAACTGCTTGTCCGCTTCCCTGGGATTCGATCAGAACACCTTTCAAACCAATAGAAGCAGCGGTTGTGATTTTCTTTAAAATTGCCTCGTCAAAATTAGACGCTTCCACTACACCCTGCAAATTATTGATGGTAGAACCATCATTCAATTGAATAAAACGGTCGTTGCGAAATGATCGCACCCAGCCTTTCACAAGGTAAGTTTCCCCGACTTTCGGTTGACTTAATAAATCAGCAATTTTAGTTCGTTTCATGTTATTTTTCTATGAGTTGCAAAAATAGGAAAGAAATTTGAAAGGAACGGGATTGATTCCGGGTTTCAATCACGGGGTATTTCTACCCGCCTCCGGCGCAAATTTGCCACTTTGACAATTTGCCAATTTGCCTGTTTGCCAAATGACGAACCGGGTTTTTAGTGGGCTGTGGGTGTTTCACACGAGGATTTCCAGCAGGTAATACCAAATTCCACTCGTTACAAACGACAGCAAAATCGTCAGGAAAACAATCAGGTTGCTCAACCGCGGATTCAAACCGAATTGATCATTCAAAATCCCCGCGCTGATCATCGTTCCCATGGAAGCCTCAAAAACAGAAATTTTGGTTTGCATTTCCCCGGTCTGGAAAGCAAAAGCCAACCCCAAAATAATCAGCGGGGAAAGAATGAGTTTATACAATGAAGCCGCCAAAATTGGCTGGAGTACATCGCGCATTTTCCCCAATTCAAATTGCAACCCAACCGAAAATAAAGCCAATGGAGACAAGGTTGCCGCCAGGGTAGAAACCAAGGGAGTAATCGGTTCAAAAGAGATGAAATGCGGCAAAACCAATGCAAGGATGATAACAATAAACGGCGGGAATTTCAGGAGCTTCAGACTAATCGTTTTGAAATCCGCCTTTGCTGTTCCGGAAGCCTGCATGGCAACAATCGACGCGAATACTGCCAGTACAAAAAAGGACATTTGGTCTGTCACAGCGGCAATCGACAGGTATTTTTCGCCATAATAAGCAGAAATTAGCGGAAAACCGACAAAAGAAGTATTTCCCAATCCGGTGACGATCCAAAAAGCAGCTTTGGTTTTCCGGTCAAACTGAAAGCGTTTTGAGACCAATTCAGCAAGCAGCCAGGCACCGAACCAGCAGATCAAAGGAGTAATTAACGGGATAATAAGGTCAGTAGACCAAACAATGTGGGGAAGGTATTTCAATGTTGCGGCAGGAAGCGCTACATAAATAATCCAGACGTTAATTCCCTGGTGACTGCCTTTCGCCAAAACTCCCGATTTCCGGAGTAAGAAGCCGGCCAGAAAACAAACTGCTATCAGGATAAAATTGGACATGATCCAAAATTAGGGCTTATCGATGAATTCGAATGGAAATAAACTGCTAAAATGCTATAGCTTCTGCTAACCTACTTCGCTTTGAGGTCTTTGCTCTTCCGAAGTGGAAATATTCAGGATTTCTTTCACTTTCGCCGCAATCGATAAAGCATCGAAACCACAATCGTGGTGCAATTCTTCCGGTGTGCCGTGATGAACGTATTTATCCGGAATTCCCAATCGAACAACTTGTGAGCGGTAGTTATTGTCAGCCATGAATTCAATGATTGCCGACCCGAATCCGCCCATGATACAGCCGTCTTCAATGGTAATCACTTTGTCGAACTTCGTAAATACTTCGTGCAATAAGGTTTCGTCCAATGGTTTCACAAAACGCATGTCGTAATGTGCCACAGATGCACCTGTTTCTTTCAGCAACTGAATCGCTTCCTGGGCAAAATTTCCCACGTGGCCGATTGTCAGTAGTGCAATATCTTCCCCGTTGCTTACTTTTCGTCCCTGCCCGATAGGAATCGCCTTCATCGGGGTTTTCCATTCGGTCATTACTCCGTTCCCGCGAGGGTAACGAATGGAGAAAGGCCCGTGATTTTCAGCCTGGGCGGTGAACATCAGGTTTCTAAGTTCCGCTTCATTCATCGGCGCAGAAACGATCATATTCGGAATGCTGCGCATGTATGCAAGGTCGTAAGCCCCGTGATGTGTTGCTCCGTCCGCTCCAACCAATCCGCCGCGGTCCAGGCAGAACACCACCGGAAGGTTTTGCAAGGCAACATCGTGCAATACCTGGTCGTAGGCACGCTGCATGAACGAAGAATAAATATTACAGAACGGAATCAATCCCTGTGTGGCCAAACCTGCAGAAAACGTGACTGCATGCTGTTCGGCAATTCCCACATCAAATGCACGATCCGGCATAGCGTCCATCATAAATGTAAGCGAACAACCGGTTGGCATGGCGGGAGTAATTCCCATGATCTTTTCATTTTGCTCGGCTAACTCCACAATGGTATGACCGAATACGTCCTGGTATTTCGGAGGCTGCGGAGATTTCGGAACAATTTTCACGATTTCACCGGTTTCCTTATTGAAAATTCCGGGTGCATGCCACTTGGTCGGGTTTCCTTCTTCCGAAAACTTATAACCTGCTCCTTTTCGCGTGATACAGTGCAGGATTTTCGGTCCGGGGATATCTTTCAAATCTTCCAGTACTTTCGCCAAACCGATTGTATCGTGTCCGTCAACCGGTCCGAAATAACGGAAGTTTAACGATTCGAACAGGTTACTTTGCTTCAGGATGGAACCTTTCAAAGCACCGGATATTTTCGAAACGATTGACTGTGCATCCGGCCCGAACTTGCTCACTTTTCCCAGCAATTTCCAAACCTCATCCTTCACTTTATTGTAAGTATGGGAAGTCGTGATATCCGTCAGATATTCTTTCAAAGCACCCACATTC encodes:
- the dxs gene encoding 1-deoxy-D-xylulose-5-phosphate synthase, whose amino-acid sequence is MHPYKAGPLLEQIVIPQDLRDKMTVDQLPQVADEVRQYIIDVISEIGNSHFGASLGVVELTVALHYVFNTPYDQLVWDVGHQAYGHKILTGRRDVFHTNRTKGGISGFPKRSESEYDTFGVGHSSTSISAALGMAVASRYKGEKNRHHIAVIGDGAMTAGMAFEGMNHAGFEKDADLLVVLNDNCMSIDPNVGALKEYLTDITTSHTYNKVKDEVWKLLGKVSKFGPDAQSIVSKISGALKGSILKQSNLFESLNFRYFGPVDGHDTIGLAKVLEDLKDIPGPKILHCITRKGAGYKFSEEGNPTKWHAPGIFNKETGEIVKIVPKSPQPPKYQDVFGHTIVELAEQNEKIMGITPAMPTGCSLTFMMDAMPDRAFDVGIAEQHAVTFSAGLATQGLIPFCNIYSSFMQRAYDQVLHDVALQNLPVVFCLDRGGLVGADGATHHGAYDLAYMRSIPNMIVSAPMNEAELRNLMFTAQAENHGPFSIRYPRGNGVMTEWKTPMKAIPIGQGRKVSNGEDIALLTIGHVGNFAQEAIQLLKETGASVAHYDMRFVKPLDETLLHEVFTKFDKVITIEDGCIMGGFGSAIIEFMADNNYRSQVVRLGIPDKYVHHGTPEELHHDCGFDALSIAAKVKEILNISTSEEQRPQSEVG
- the asnS gene encoding asparagine--tRNA ligase; its protein translation is MKRTKIADLLSQPKVGETYLVKGWVRSFRNDRFIQLNDGSTINNLQGVVEASNFDEAILKKITTAASIGLKGVLIESQGSGQAVELQVSEIEIIGEAHPDDVQKTILQPKKHSLDILREQAHLRFRTNLFGAVFRVRHAVSYAIHQFFNDRGFYYIHTPIITGSDAEGAGEMFRVTNLDAKNPPLTEDGSVNFAEDFFGKAVNLTVSGQLEGELAALALGQIYTFGPTFRAENSNTSRHLAEFWMIEPEVAFNDIHDNMDLAEDMLKYICEYVMKNCADDLKFLNEREAQEQQSKPQNERNELGLIERLQFVTTNDFKRITYTEAIEVLMNSNHYKKKKFKYDVNWGTDLQSEHERYLVEKEFKRPVIITDYPASFKAFYMRANDGCEPGKETVAAMDILFPGIGEMVGGSQREERLEILKKKCADFGIHEEELWWYLDTRRFGSVPHSGFGLGFERMVMFVTGMTNIRDVIPFPRTPQNAEF
- the rpoN gene encoding RNA polymerase factor sigma-54, translated to MALRQQLTQKLEQRLSPQQIQLMKLLQVPTMELDQRIKQELEENPALDEGAEEVEDDYDNDPEDDYKDDENEFDTDFDISDYFDDDTPDYKTQVNNKSKDDEERGVPLSVDSSFQDKLTEQLHLLDLDDTQFQIADTIIGNLDESGYLNRELDAIVDDLAFSSNIMVSEEEVEHVLKVVQELDPAGIGARDLRECLLLQIERIQEGNITLFTAKKILEDHFEEFTKKHYDKIQKKLEIEDEDLKEAIDAIIRLNPKPGGSLKDNSKSIQQVIPDFMIAEFDGKLELSINGRNTPDLKVSKEYEQLLRSYAEGAKTSKADKDALLFVKTKLEGAKWFIDAIRQRQQTLYTTMHAIMMYQYDFFLTGDETNMKPMILKDIAEIVGLDISTVSRVANSKYVQTAYGVYSLKYFFSESLSTDSGEEVSTREVKKILTDAIEAENKKKPLTDEHLAKLLNDKGYNIARRTIAKYREQLNVPVARLRKEL
- a CDS encoding AEC family transporter translates to MSNFILIAVCFLAGFLLRKSGVLAKGSHQGINVWIIYVALPAATLKYLPHIVWSTDLIIPLITPLICWFGAWLLAELVSKRFQFDRKTKAAFWIVTGLGNTSFVGFPLISAYYGEKYLSIAAVTDQMSFFVLAVFASIVAMQASGTAKADFKTISLKLLKFPPFIVIILALVLPHFISFEPITPLVSTLAATLSPLALFSVGLQFELGKMRDVLQPILAASLYKLILSPLIILGLAFAFQTGEMQTKISVFEASMGTMISAGILNDQFGLNPRLSNLIVFLTILLSFVTSGIWYYLLEILV
- a CDS encoding four helix bundle protein is translated as MEKIKRFEELHVWQKSRDFSKEIHTLFKHRSAFNERALSNQIIRSSGSIMDNIAEGFERGGNKEFLQYLWISKASAGESRSQLYRALDFGILQESDFLKLKSKAELLSVGIYRLIVQIKQSDLKGQKFID